A stretch of the Arthrobacter stackebrandtii genome encodes the following:
- a CDS encoding dihydrolipoyl dehydrogenase family protein codes for MPSTEYAAAGLPPAEEVDVVVVGMGPGGESMAGELAAAGLSVVGVEARLVGGECPYYGCIPSKMMIRAANTLAEARRVPELAGTARVSPGFAAVARRIRSEATDNWDDTAAAERFAGKGGLLVRGTGRLSGPREVTVSPAPAAPGPKPPDTASQPGGERTFRARLAVVLNPGTNPAVPDVPGLVGTPYWTNREAVQASEAPDSLIVWGGGPIAVELAQSFARFGTKVTMVLRGSRLLSREEPEAAELLEAVLLDEGVEILRNRGVTAVSHAGGRFTVDLAAAGGSPGAPGGEAARLSAGQLLVATGRAQALAAVGLVEAGIAWDGHHAPAVDGHMQLADGLYLIGDAAGAGAFTHMSMYQGNIAAGHILSRAEIGGAGAGRDRGVAEGHAVPRVTFTDPEIGVVGMTESQARESGRAVRTGFTELGASTRGWIHGPGGGGFIKVVEDADAGILLGATSVGPMGGEVLSMLALAVHARIPVSTLQGMICAYPTFHRAVEAALADLH; via the coding sequence ATGCCCTCCACGGAATATGCCGCAGCCGGGCTGCCGCCCGCCGAAGAAGTCGACGTCGTCGTGGTGGGCATGGGTCCGGGCGGCGAATCGATGGCGGGCGAGCTGGCCGCGGCCGGCCTGTCCGTGGTTGGCGTTGAGGCGAGGCTGGTCGGCGGGGAGTGCCCGTACTACGGCTGCATCCCGTCCAAAATGATGATCCGGGCTGCCAACACGCTGGCCGAGGCGCGGCGCGTTCCGGAACTGGCCGGCACCGCCCGCGTCTCCCCCGGCTTCGCCGCAGTCGCCCGCCGCATCCGTTCTGAGGCAACCGACAACTGGGACGACACCGCAGCCGCCGAACGCTTTGCCGGCAAGGGCGGGCTGCTGGTCCGCGGCACCGGCCGGCTCAGCGGCCCGCGCGAGGTCACCGTCTCCCCGGCGCCCGCAGCCCCGGGCCCCAAGCCTCCGGACACCGCTTCCCAGCCCGGCGGCGAACGCACCTTCCGTGCGCGCCTCGCCGTGGTGCTCAACCCGGGCACCAACCCTGCGGTCCCAGACGTTCCGGGGCTTGTGGGCACACCCTATTGGACCAACCGTGAGGCTGTGCAGGCGTCCGAAGCGCCCGATTCCCTGATCGTGTGGGGCGGCGGCCCGATCGCCGTGGAACTGGCCCAGTCATTCGCCCGCTTCGGCACAAAGGTCACCATGGTCCTGCGCGGTTCCCGGCTGCTGTCGCGGGAGGAACCTGAGGCCGCGGAGCTGCTGGAGGCGGTGCTGCTGGACGAAGGAGTGGAGATTCTGCGCAACCGCGGCGTCACGGCAGTGTCCCATGCCGGCGGGCGCTTCACAGTGGACCTGGCTGCCGCCGGCGGCAGCCCGGGTGCGCCCGGCGGCGAGGCTGCCCGGCTCTCGGCCGGGCAGCTGCTCGTGGCGACGGGGCGCGCCCAGGCGCTGGCCGCCGTCGGACTTGTCGAGGCAGGCATCGCATGGGACGGCCACCATGCGCCGGCGGTGGACGGCCACATGCAACTGGCCGACGGCCTCTATCTCATCGGCGACGCTGCGGGAGCGGGCGCCTTCACCCACATGTCCATGTACCAGGGCAACATCGCCGCCGGGCACATCCTGTCGCGGGCCGAGATTGGCGGCGCGGGTGCCGGCCGGGACCGTGGCGTTGCCGAGGGGCACGCCGTGCCTCGCGTGACTTTCACGGACCCGGAAATCGGCGTCGTGGGCATGACCGAGTCGCAGGCCCGGGAGTCCGGGCGGGCCGTACGGACCGGATTTACGGAGCTGGGCGCCTCGACGCGCGGATGGATCCACGGGCCGGGCGGCGGCGGCTTCATCAAGGTCGTTGAAGATGCGGACGCAGGTATATTGCTGGGCGCCACGTCGGTCGGCCCCATGGGCGGGGAGGTCCTGTCCATGCTGGCGCTGGCCGTGCACGCGCGCATTCCGGTGTCCACGTTGCAGGGCATGATTTGCGCCTACCCCACGTTCCACCGGGCCGTCGAGGCGGCGTTGGCAGACCTGCACTGA
- a CDS encoding serine hydrolase domain-containing protein, with the protein MTSSQGFTAEKFAPVRELFDAMLDADPAYSAQLAVYVGGEKAIDLVGGPNSSVDSVTGVFSCSKGVAALAFSLLVQDGHVDLDAPVASYWPEFAQQGKGAVTVRQLLSHQAGLVGVQGGFAMEEYNDLPAVADRLAALAPMWRPGSGIFGYHALTMGVFLEELCRRTTGERLQDVYNRRIRVPLDAGMFLGLPESEDHRYRPVLFDEEPAPAFFDPFSIAGVSGNVQAGNLLGMPNVRSVRAEGSTSGAGVGSADGLARVYAGAITGVDGVPAYLTPETIALMAEEQVWGLDRVFCDTSAFAITFMKSHPRMDFGSAQAFGHEGANAAMGYADPMYGVGFGYVPAKNEEGTTTGRALQLSAAVRTVLLSS; encoded by the coding sequence ATGACTTCTTCCCAGGGTTTCACCGCCGAAAAATTTGCCCCTGTCCGCGAGCTCTTTGACGCCATGCTCGACGCCGATCCGGCCTACAGTGCCCAGCTCGCCGTCTACGTGGGCGGGGAGAAGGCCATTGACCTGGTGGGCGGACCGAACTCCTCAGTTGATTCGGTGACCGGCGTGTTTTCCTGCTCCAAGGGGGTGGCCGCGCTGGCATTCAGCCTGCTGGTCCAGGACGGGCACGTGGACCTGGACGCCCCGGTGGCCAGCTACTGGCCCGAGTTTGCGCAGCAGGGCAAGGGCGCAGTGACCGTTCGCCAGCTTCTCTCCCACCAGGCCGGACTGGTGGGTGTGCAGGGCGGCTTTGCCATGGAGGAGTACAACGACCTGCCCGCTGTGGCCGACCGCCTGGCCGCGCTGGCACCCATGTGGCGCCCGGGAAGCGGAATCTTCGGCTACCACGCACTGACCATGGGTGTCTTCCTCGAGGAACTGTGCCGGCGCACCACCGGCGAACGCCTGCAGGACGTGTACAACCGCCGGATCCGCGTGCCCCTGGACGCCGGCATGTTCCTGGGCCTGCCGGAGTCGGAGGACCACCGCTACCGCCCCGTGCTGTTCGACGAAGAACCTGCCCCGGCGTTCTTTGACCCCTTCTCCATCGCCGGCGTCTCCGGCAATGTCCAGGCCGGGAACCTCCTCGGCATGCCCAACGTCCGTTCGGTACGTGCGGAAGGCAGCACGAGCGGTGCCGGTGTGGGCTCGGCCGACGGGTTGGCACGTGTCTACGCAGGGGCCATCACCGGAGTCGACGGTGTGCCCGCATACCTGACGCCTGAAACCATCGCGCTCATGGCTGAGGAGCAGGTGTGGGGCCTGGACCGGGTCTTCTGTGACACCAGCGCCTTTGCCATCACCTTTATGAAGTCGCACCCGCGCATGGACTTCGGCAGCGCCCAGGCCTTCGGCCACGAAGGCGCCAACGCCGCCATGGGTTACGCCGACCCGATGTACGGGGTTGGTTTCGGCTACGTTCCCGCCAAGAACGAGGAAGGCACCACCACCGGCCGGGCCCTGCAACTGAGTGCCGCCGTCCGGACGGTCCTGCTCTCCTCCTGA
- a CDS encoding glycoside hydrolase family 125 protein — MGSAAASGQWDAAEFLKVPLRECAARVAGLTGDAELADIFHRGLRDTLETTLSREPDGTTFVITGDIPAMWLRDSSAQMLPFLRFLGPEGGADAEELYQVLAGLSRRQFGCIAQDSYANAFNQTASGAAWDPADACEDPWIWERKYEVDSLAFPIWLAHAVWRRTGRADVFDGMVRGVLQAIVSQLRLEQDHENSSPYTFVRQTELPTEMLARDGRGPAAGRTGMTWAGFRPSDDACTYSYNIPGNLFAAQALRQLAEIAAEVYGDAELASDAVGLAREISDGVASFGVVLHPAHGDMYAYEVDGLGNTLLMDDANMPSLLSLPLTGGIAADDPLYMATRAYILGPENPHYYEGTRAAGIGSPHTPPGYIWPIALAVQGLTTPDRAEKLRLLRLLRDTTGGTGMMHEGFDPSAPENFTRPWFSWANSMFAELVLDYCGIGALPDESRGGHFAPRVEP, encoded by the coding sequence GTGGGCAGTGCAGCAGCCTCCGGCCAATGGGATGCGGCGGAATTCCTGAAGGTTCCGCTGCGTGAATGCGCGGCCCGGGTGGCGGGGCTGACGGGCGATGCGGAACTTGCGGACATCTTCCACCGCGGCCTGCGCGACACGCTCGAAACCACGCTGTCGCGTGAGCCGGACGGCACCACGTTTGTCATCACGGGTGACATCCCAGCCATGTGGCTGCGCGATTCCTCGGCCCAAATGCTGCCGTTCCTGCGGTTTCTGGGGCCGGAGGGAGGCGCGGACGCGGAGGAGCTGTACCAGGTGCTGGCGGGGCTGAGCCGCCGCCAGTTTGGCTGCATTGCGCAGGACTCCTACGCCAACGCCTTCAACCAGACAGCCAGCGGTGCCGCATGGGACCCGGCGGACGCGTGCGAGGACCCTTGGATCTGGGAGCGCAAATACGAGGTCGACTCGCTCGCCTTCCCCATCTGGCTGGCCCACGCGGTGTGGCGGCGCACCGGCCGCGCGGACGTCTTTGACGGCATGGTCCGCGGAGTCCTGCAGGCCATCGTGTCGCAGCTGCGGCTGGAGCAGGACCATGAAAACAGCTCCCCGTACACTTTCGTGCGGCAGACGGAGCTGCCCACCGAGATGCTCGCACGGGACGGGCGGGGGCCCGCGGCGGGCCGCACCGGGATGACCTGGGCAGGATTCCGGCCCAGCGACGACGCCTGCACCTACAGCTACAACATCCCCGGCAACCTGTTCGCCGCCCAGGCGCTGCGCCAGCTCGCGGAGATCGCCGCGGAAGTGTACGGGGACGCGGAACTTGCCTCGGACGCCGTCGGGCTGGCCCGGGAAATTTCCGACGGCGTTGCCTCCTTCGGCGTGGTGCTCCACCCCGCCCATGGGGACATGTACGCCTACGAGGTGGACGGGCTGGGCAACACGCTGCTGATGGACGACGCCAACATGCCCAGCCTGCTGTCGCTGCCGTTGACCGGCGGGATTGCAGCGGATGATCCGCTGTATATGGCTACACGCGCATATATTCTGGGCCCGGAAAACCCCCACTACTACGAGGGCACGCGGGCCGCCGGGATCGGCAGCCCGCACACGCCGCCGGGCTACATTTGGCCCATTGCACTTGCCGTCCAGGGGCTGACGACGCCGGACCGTGCCGAAAAACTGCGCCTGCTTCGGCTGTTGCGCGACACCACCGGCGGCACCGGCATGATGCACGAGGGCTTCGACCCATCCGCGCCGGAAAATTTCACCCGGCCGTGGTTCTCCTGGGCGAACTCGATGTTCGCCGAGCTGGTGCTCGACTATTGCGGGATTGGGGCCCTGCCGGATGAGTCACGGGGCGGCCATTTTGCTCCTAGAGTGGAGCCATGA